From the genome of Flavobacterium luteolum, one region includes:
- a CDS encoding single-stranded DNA-binding protein, translated as MEITGRIVKDASVFKVKENREVVNFSIAVNDSYKPKGSTEVKKIVTYIDCSYWLSSGLVQWLKKGTLVQLFGRIGLNVYIGNDAQAHGTLTFHTSDIKILVFPQTEAAKAVPAAKKEIKNEEPDDLPF; from the coding sequence ATGGAAATCACAGGACGTATTGTAAAAGATGCCTCAGTTTTTAAAGTAAAAGAAAACCGTGAGGTCGTAAACTTCTCCATAGCGGTCAACGACAGCTATAAACCCAAAGGTAGCACAGAGGTCAAAAAGATTGTAACCTACATCGACTGTTCCTACTGGCTCAGCTCGGGACTCGTGCAGTGGCTCAAAAAAGGCACCCTTGTGCAGTTATTTGGGCGCATTGGACTCAATGTCTATATCGGAAATGATGCTCAGGCGCATGGGACATTGACCTTTCACACCTCAGATATTAAAATCTTGGTTTTCCCTCAGACCGAAGCCGCAAAAGCTGTACCCGCAGCTAAAAAGGAAATTAAAAACGAAGAGCCTGACGACCTGCCTTTCTAA
- a CDS encoding DNA polymerase III subunit alpha, with translation MFLNCHSYHSLRYGTIPLDDLIRQAADCRVTAMALTDINTVTGIYDFIKGCEASGIKPLVGIEFRCRHRLRYIGLAQNAVGLAQMNRFLTEHNFEKKPLPQTAPFFSDVFIIYPLENAPDELGHNQYIGIRPDQLSKLVISQWRKRRADMVILQPVVFRTKREYNLHRILRAVDLNELLSKLGPDDCCSKSDVMIPEAQLTALYNDYPEIIHNTRHIIERCNFQYDFESPKNKKYYTKNKKGDIALLTTLAEEGLVWRYGRHNDQAKARVEKELKVINDLEFSGYFLITWDIIRYSNSRGFLHIGRGSGANSIIAYCLGITDICPLELDLYFERFLNENRKSPPDFDIDWSWKERDVILKYIFDRYGYENVAFCGTNVEFKYRSIFREVGKVFGLPKEELDQLAKNPMKFHQTNSIVKLVQEYGMMLEKYPNMRSMHSCGILISEEPLTNYTPLEMPPKGFPIVLFDMHTAEDIGFEKFDILSQRGIGHIDDTVKLIEKNRGLRINIRDTRLSKNEASANKYLAEGRTIGCFYIESPAMRGLLRRLKCDNYKTLVAASSIIRPGVAQSGMMKEYIFRHNNPSKFEYFHPVFEQQLGETYGIMVYQEDVIKIALHYGGLSAADGDILRRAMSGKGRSKAALEKVKDDFFKSCGTKGHPLALSQEIYRQIESFAGYSFCKAHSASYAVESYQSLYLKVHYPIEFMVAVINNQGGFYRTEIYIHEARMAGAAIHNPCVNKSGYETVLYGNDIYLGFMHLLNIDSKLSQFIALERNRNGDFLSLEDFINRVPMGIENIKTLIFIGAFRFTGKTKNQLLVLVSLLLNNYKPENRSLMLLQEPAKEFKLPVLERSIFEDAFDEIELLSFPISCTVFDLLQTRHRGDVLVKDLLLYHKRQVRMLAYLISTKQVPTKKGNMYFGTWIDHQGAYFDTAHFPDSLIKYPFQGGGCYLLLGTVEIDYHFPTITILKMAKMPFIPDPRYGDSDKRFTTQNQIKQDVSSTERQPYPQEHEINLPRHKMKS, from the coding sequence ATGTTTCTCAACTGCCACTCCTATCATTCTCTTCGCTACGGCACCATTCCGCTGGATGATCTGATAAGACAGGCAGCCGATTGCCGTGTCACGGCAATGGCATTAACCGACATCAATACCGTGACAGGGATTTATGATTTTATAAAAGGCTGTGAAGCTTCAGGCATAAAACCGCTTGTCGGGATAGAATTCCGCTGCAGGCACCGCCTGCGCTATATCGGGCTTGCACAAAATGCAGTCGGTCTTGCCCAGATGAACCGCTTTCTGACTGAACATAACTTTGAAAAGAAACCGCTGCCTCAAACCGCACCGTTTTTCTCGGATGTTTTCATCATTTATCCTTTGGAAAATGCGCCAGATGAGCTCGGGCATAACCAGTACATCGGCATCCGTCCCGACCAGCTGTCAAAACTCGTGATATCCCAGTGGAGAAAGCGCCGCGCCGACATGGTTATTCTTCAGCCGGTGGTCTTCCGCACCAAAAGGGAATACAACCTTCACAGGATTCTGCGCGCGGTTGACCTCAACGAACTTCTCTCCAAACTCGGGCCGGATGACTGCTGCAGTAAATCAGATGTCATGATTCCCGAAGCGCAGCTTACTGCCCTGTATAATGATTATCCCGAGATCATCCACAATACCCGGCATATTATCGAGCGCTGTAATTTTCAGTACGATTTTGAAAGTCCAAAAAACAAAAAATACTATACCAAAAATAAAAAAGGGGACATTGCCCTTCTGACAACCCTTGCAGAAGAAGGTCTGGTATGGCGTTACGGGCGCCATAATGACCAGGCAAAAGCACGTGTGGAGAAAGAGCTAAAAGTGATTAATGATCTTGAATTCAGCGGCTATTTTCTCATTACCTGGGATATCATTCGATACAGCAACAGCCGCGGTTTCCTCCACATCGGAAGGGGTTCGGGCGCCAACAGCATTATTGCCTACTGTCTGGGCATTACCGATATATGCCCTTTGGAACTGGATCTGTATTTCGAGCGGTTCCTGAATGAAAACCGCAAGAGCCCGCCCGATTTTGACATCGACTGGTCCTGGAAAGAGCGTGATGTGATACTGAAATACATCTTTGACCGCTACGGTTATGAGAATGTGGCTTTCTGTGGCACTAATGTGGAATTCAAATACCGATCCATTTTCCGTGAAGTGGGAAAAGTATTCGGGCTGCCCAAGGAGGAATTGGACCAGCTGGCAAAAAATCCGATGAAATTTCACCAGACTAATTCTATTGTCAAACTGGTGCAGGAATACGGCATGATGCTGGAGAAATATCCAAACATGAGAAGCATGCATTCCTGCGGCATCTTGATTTCGGAAGAGCCTTTAACAAACTATACTCCTTTGGAAATGCCACCGAAAGGGTTCCCGATTGTGCTCTTTGATATGCATACCGCTGAAGATATTGGCTTTGAAAAGTTTGATATCCTGAGCCAGAGAGGCATCGGCCACATTGATGATACGGTTAAACTGATTGAAAAAAACAGGGGGCTGCGCATTAATATCCGCGATACGCGCCTCTCAAAAAACGAGGCTTCAGCCAATAAATATCTCGCCGAAGGAAGGACAATCGGCTGCTTTTACATTGAAAGTCCGGCCATGCGAGGTCTGCTGCGCCGTTTGAAATGCGACAACTATAAGACCCTTGTGGCTGCCTCCTCCATTATCCGTCCCGGCGTGGCGCAGTCCGGTATGATGAAGGAATATATTTTCCGGCATAACAACCCTTCCAAGTTCGAATATTTCCATCCGGTATTTGAACAGCAGCTCGGGGAAACATACGGCATTATGGTCTATCAGGAAGATGTGATCAAGATTGCACTGCATTACGGCGGGCTTTCAGCAGCTGACGGTGATATCCTGCGCCGTGCCATGTCCGGGAAAGGAAGATCCAAAGCTGCCCTTGAGAAAGTAAAGGATGATTTTTTTAAATCCTGCGGGACAAAGGGGCATCCTTTGGCACTCAGCCAGGAAATTTACCGCCAGATTGAATCTTTTGCAGGGTATTCCTTCTGTAAGGCCCACTCCGCTTCCTATGCCGTGGAAAGCTACCAGAGCCTGTATCTTAAAGTGCATTATCCCATTGAGTTTATGGTCGCCGTGATAAACAATCAGGGCGGGTTTTACCGCACTGAAATTTATATACACGAAGCAAGGATGGCTGGCGCTGCTATCCATAATCCCTGCGTGAACAAAAGCGGGTATGAAACGGTATTGTATGGGAATGACATATACCTCGGCTTTATGCACCTGCTGAACATAGATTCCAAACTCTCTCAGTTTATTGCACTCGAACGCAACAGAAACGGGGACTTTCTTTCATTGGAAGATTTTATAAACAGGGTGCCGATGGGAATTGAAAACATAAAAACCCTGATCTTTATAGGCGCGTTCCGATTTACGGGAAAAACTAAAAACCAGCTGCTGGTTCTGGTCAGCCTGCTCTTAAATAATTATAAACCCGAAAACCGCAGCCTGATGCTGCTGCAGGAGCCCGCAAAGGAATTTAAACTGCCTGTACTGGAACGTTCCATTTTTGAAGATGCCTTTGATGAAATTGAACTGTTGAGTTTTCCCATATCCTGCACTGTATTTGACCTGCTGCAGACCAGACACCGCGGTGATGTACTGGTAAAAGATTTACTGCTTTATCACAAAAGGCAGGTAAGGATGCTTGCCTATCTGATCTCAACCAAACAGGTGCCGACAAAAAAAGGCAATATGTATTTTGGGACATGGATTGACCACCAGGGGGCTTATTTTGACACAGCCCATTTTCCTGATTCACTCATTAAGTATCCATTTCAGGGAGGAGGATGTTACCTGCTGCTGGGAACTGTTGAGATTGATTATCATTTTCCGACCATAACGATTCTGAAGATGGCCAAGATGCCTTTCATTCCCGATCCCAGATACGGAGATTCCGATAAAAGGTTTACCACTCAGAACCAGATTAAACAGGATGTAAGCAGCACAGAGCGCCAGCCCTACCCGCAGGAGCACGAGATAAACCTGCCCAGACATAAAATGAAATCATAG
- a CDS encoding DUF7222 domain-containing protein produces MKALEKSNYSHYRVSDAFNEIIRRSITSYSGKRREKLKSFFLDLQQGGCVSGMISEFIYHADCKEFYIKHIDDLENIRTELEEAIGEPIENRFSAPHYTFVCWLCFEEYCYDLYSRLFE; encoded by the coding sequence ATGAAAGCCTTAGAAAAATCAAATTACAGCCACTATCGTGTAAGCGATGCCTTTAATGAAATTATCCGAAGAAGCATTACCTCCTACAGCGGAAAACGCAGAGAAAAACTTAAATCCTTTTTCCTTGATTTGCAGCAGGGAGGATGCGTGAGCGGCATGATTTCAGAATTTATCTATCACGCTGACTGCAAAGAATTTTACATCAAGCATATCGATGACCTTGAAAATATCCGTACCGAACTCGAAGAAGCCATAGGCGAACCAATTGAGAACCGCTTTAGCGCACCGCACTACACTTTTGTCTGCTGGCTCTGCTTCGAGGAGTACTGTTATGACCTCTACTCTAGGCTCTTTGAATAG
- a CDS encoding PcfJ domain-containing protein gives MIPKTNIEKQLTALSASLAPIEPKVFAWAEKNIFLKWGVLSRSKFHCLECTHVWKPACPNTCSKYTACAACGGKLKMQPYNQVRFREMDYCALLQTCGGFQVVRIICSYKHMKKNLTPTYFHNEVMQHWISPKGEVRTLSLSVNVFAQTCDAWKFYSRLEIKPKDFALNAKYRINPYKVYPQSSVLPVLKRNGFKSSVYGIAPQILFTALLNDSIAETLLKAKQTALLQHYLCRPNQEIKRNWQTVKTVIKNGYKIADIKIWEDYIELLRYFKKDLSNPLFVCPENLQQAHDHLVKKKRELLRKKKIHELRLEIEKAQKRYRSDKQRFFGLLFQDKQLTISVIENVKDFMQQGDDLGHCIFTNEYYAKKDSLILSAKIGGQSVETIEVSLSRMQVLQCSGEKHNPSKHHAHILRLISQNLYQIRERMKKRKKATKTVSR, from the coding sequence ATGATACCTAAGACCAACATCGAAAAGCAGCTGACAGCACTCAGCGCCTCCCTTGCTCCTATAGAACCAAAGGTTTTCGCATGGGCTGAAAAAAACATCTTTCTCAAATGGGGCGTGCTTTCACGCTCCAAGTTCCATTGCTTGGAATGCACGCACGTGTGGAAACCCGCCTGTCCAAATACCTGTTCAAAATATACCGCCTGTGCTGCCTGCGGGGGAAAACTGAAAATGCAGCCCTATAATCAGGTGCGTTTCAGGGAAATGGACTACTGCGCTTTGCTGCAGACCTGCGGAGGCTTTCAGGTGGTGCGCATCATTTGTTCTTACAAACACATGAAAAAGAACTTGACCCCGACCTATTTTCATAATGAGGTCATGCAGCATTGGATAAGTCCTAAAGGGGAAGTGCGTACGCTCTCTTTGAGCGTGAATGTTTTTGCGCAGACCTGTGATGCTTGGAAATTCTATTCTCGCCTTGAAATCAAGCCAAAGGATTTCGCTCTGAATGCCAAATACCGCATCAATCCCTATAAGGTATATCCGCAGAGCAGTGTGCTGCCTGTTTTAAAAAGAAACGGATTTAAATCATCTGTTTATGGCATCGCACCGCAGATTCTATTTACTGCACTTTTAAACGATTCTATCGCAGAAACCCTGCTAAAAGCCAAACAGACCGCTCTTTTGCAGCATTACCTCTGCCGACCGAATCAGGAAATAAAACGCAATTGGCAGACGGTAAAGACCGTCATTAAAAATGGCTATAAGATAGCGGACATTAAAATTTGGGAGGATTATATCGAACTGCTCCGATACTTCAAAAAAGACCTTTCCAATCCGCTTTTTGTCTGCCCTGAAAATCTGCAGCAGGCGCACGACCATTTGGTAAAGAAAAAAAGGGAGCTGCTCAGAAAGAAAAAAATCCATGAGCTGCGCCTTGAAATCGAAAAAGCGCAGAAAAGATACCGAAGCGATAAACAGAGATTTTTTGGTCTGCTTTTTCAGGACAAACAGCTGACGATTTCCGTAATTGAAAACGTTAAGGATTTCATGCAGCAGGGAGATGACTTGGGGCATTGCATATTTACCAATGAGTATTATGCTAAAAAAGATTCCCTTATCCTGTCTGCTAAAATCGGCGGACAGTCTGTAGAGACTATCGAAGTCTCACTAAGCCGTATGCAGGTGCTCCAATGCTCAGGGGAGAAACACAACCCTTCCAAACATCATGCGCACATCCTGCGCCTGATAAGTCAGAACCTTTACCAGATTAGGGAACGAATGAAAAAAAGGAAAAAAGCCACCAAAACAGTAAGCCGATAA
- a CDS encoding response regulator, translated as MSKLHNPQKFIFIADDDEDDRMLFFDAVQDLNLPAVIESASDGEELLNTLCGKTKHLPDLIFLDINMPIKNGFDCLQEIRSKDGALKEVRIIMLSTSRSTDNIELSYKLGADFYAVKPSTFQGLKDLLQKVFEMDWKNVEKNSTKFLLA; from the coding sequence ATGTCCAAACTCCATAATCCACAGAAATTTATTTTTATAGCTGATGATGATGAAGATGACAGAATGCTGTTTTTTGATGCTGTTCAGGATTTAAATCTGCCGGCGGTAATTGAATCTGCTTCGGACGGAGAGGAACTTCTCAATACACTCTGCGGGAAAACGAAGCATCTGCCGGATCTTATTTTTCTTGATATCAATATGCCGATCAAAAATGGATTTGACTGTCTGCAGGAGATCCGCAGCAAGGATGGGGCTTTAAAAGAAGTAAGGATTATTATGCTGTCCACCAGCAGGAGTACAGACAATATTGAGCTAAGCTATAAACTGGGTGCAGATTTTTATGCTGTAAAGCCAAGCACTTTCCAGGGACTGAAAGATCTGCTTCAGAAAGTGTTTGAAATGGACTGGAAAAACGTCGAAAAAAACAGTACTAAATTCCTGCTTGCTTAA
- the dinB gene encoding DNA polymerase IV, whose protein sequence is MNRAIVHIDMNTFFVSCERLANSELHGIPLIIGGGERGVVASCSYEARRFGVRSAMPIHMAMKLCPQAKIMKGDMELYSKLSHDITEIIQEKAPVVEKASIDEFYLDISGMDKFYGSYKWTDELAQRITKETGLPLTFALSINKTVSKIGTGEGKQKQNLEIPEHLVQSFLNPLSIQKIPMVGQKTFELLSRIGIRTIQTLSEMPAEALQQMIGKNGLELWKKANGIDNNPVEPYTERKSISTEHTFSQDTIDMPKLNRVLLGMVEKLAYQLRSEEWLTSTVTVKIRYANFDTETKQCRVQYTSADHILTRTVTELFDKLYQRRMRLRLIGVRFSGLVRGTYQIDLFSDTQEMLSLYQAMDRMKTRYGFDAVMRCAGASFKPNNKDEILKRKK, encoded by the coding sequence ATGAACCGGGCAATTGTACACATCGATATGAATACGTTTTTCGTATCCTGCGAAAGGCTGGCAAATTCTGAACTGCATGGGATTCCCTTGATTATCGGCGGAGGCGAAAGAGGGGTTGTGGCTTCATGCTCTTATGAAGCACGACGGTTCGGAGTGCGTTCGGCCATGCCGATCCACATGGCAATGAAGCTCTGTCCGCAGGCCAAAATAATGAAAGGCGATATGGAGCTGTATTCCAAACTATCCCACGATATTACCGAAATCATTCAGGAAAAAGCGCCGGTTGTCGAAAAAGCTTCAATTGATGAATTCTACCTGGATATTTCGGGAATGGACAAGTTCTACGGCAGCTATAAATGGACCGATGAACTGGCACAGCGCATCACAAAAGAGACGGGCCTGCCCCTCACCTTTGCGCTCTCCATCAACAAAACGGTTTCCAAAATTGGAACAGGAGAAGGAAAACAGAAACAGAACCTGGAAATACCCGAGCATTTGGTGCAGTCTTTCCTAAATCCGCTTTCGATTCAAAAAATCCCAATGGTGGGACAGAAGACCTTCGAACTTTTGTCCAGGATTGGAATACGCACCATCCAGACGCTGTCTGAAATGCCGGCAGAAGCCCTGCAGCAGATGATAGGCAAAAACGGGCTTGAACTTTGGAAAAAAGCAAATGGTATTGACAACAATCCTGTTGAACCCTATACGGAAAGAAAATCCATCTCTACCGAGCATACCTTTTCCCAAGATACGATAGATATGCCCAAATTGAACAGGGTGCTTCTTGGAATGGTCGAAAAGCTCGCCTATCAGCTGCGCTCGGAAGAGTGGCTCACCTCAACGGTAACAGTGAAGATACGATATGCCAATTTTGATACGGAAACCAAACAGTGCAGGGTGCAGTACACCTCTGCCGACCATATACTGACCAGAACCGTAACAGAATTGTTCGATAAATTATACCAGCGCCGTATGAGACTGCGTCTGATCGGTGTGCGTTTCAGCGGACTGGTCAGGGGAACCTATCAGATTGACCTGTTCAGTGATACCCAGGAAATGCTGTCTCTCTATCAGGCAATGGACAGGATGAAAACACGCTACGGCTTCGACGCCGTGATGAGATGCGCCGGTGCCTCTTTCAAACCCAACAATAAAGACGAAATTTTAAAACGCAAAAAATAA
- a CDS encoding PcfK-like family protein → MKASENFKTAIEKYLSDRAQSDTAFAPHFAKSSKNLESCIHYIFGEVKKTGLCAFDNQEIYDMAIKYYTDDTIGVPAPVACKAVVQSPAAADLFSQHETAAPPIKSEPFPAAKKEVKPVQTTLTLFDL, encoded by the coding sequence ATGAAAGCTTCTGAAAATTTTAAGACCGCAATAGAAAAATACCTCAGTGATAGGGCGCAGAGCGATACCGCCTTTGCGCCCCACTTTGCCAAATCTTCCAAAAATTTGGAAAGCTGCATCCATTATATTTTCGGCGAGGTCAAAAAAACAGGCTTGTGTGCCTTTGACAATCAGGAAATCTATGACATGGCAATAAAGTATTACACAGACGACACCATTGGTGTGCCTGCCCCTGTTGCCTGCAAAGCCGTAGTGCAGTCCCCTGCGGCTGCTGACCTGTTCTCGCAGCACGAAACTGCCGCGCCGCCTATAAAAAGCGAACCTTTTCCTGCAGCAAAAAAAGAAGTTAAACCTGTGCAGACCACACTTACACTCTTTGACCTATGA
- a CDS encoding DUF1810 domain-containing protein, producing MNLDEGIERFAAAQQDVYQQALQEIKNGKKQSHWMWYIFPQIRGLGFTDYNVYYGIKDLNEARAYLNDPVLGKRLIEISEAVLSQQRKTALEIFGRPDDRKLKSCMTLFSRIENTDPVFQKVLDKYYNGEYDDKTISLLNEQ from the coding sequence ATGAACCTAGATGAAGGTATAGAAAGATTTGCGGCCGCACAGCAGGATGTATACCAGCAGGCACTGCAGGAAATAAAAAACGGAAAGAAACAAAGCCACTGGATGTGGTACATTTTTCCCCAGATCAGAGGTCTGGGATTTACGGATTACAATGTTTATTATGGAATAAAGGACCTTAATGAAGCCCGCGCCTATCTGAATGATCCAGTGCTTGGTAAACGCCTGATTGAAATTTCAGAAGCAGTGCTCAGCCAGCAGAGAAAAACAGCCTTAGAGATATTCGGCAGGCCTGATGACAGGAAACTCAAGTCCTGCATGACCTTATTTAGCCGGATCGAAAATACGGATCCAGTATTTCAAAAAGTGCTGGATAAATACTATAACGGGGAGTATGATGATAAGACCATATCCCTATTAAACGAGCAGTAA
- a CDS encoding SOS response-associated peptidase, translating into MSTIEAVKRRFNAEVENEDAFLQSDFIKGFKYPNIPIILDTAPNIITTDHTWGLMPSWADEDFNRRRTLNARIETIDSRNSYKNITQNRCLIIASAYYEWHWHDKQGKAKDKYQIKSFDDEIFTFAGLYSSWLHPGLGITKNTFTMVTTEGNQIMKYVHNSKSIKSGNIHDSRMPIMLRRQDETAWLDQSIDMSEFAFPYEGNLNAVNLNPNVQYGLF; encoded by the coding sequence ATGTCTACTATCGAAGCTGTCAAGAGAAGGTTTAACGCAGAGGTAGAGAATGAAGATGCTTTTCTGCAGTCGGATTTTATTAAAGGTTTCAAATATCCAAACATTCCAATTATTCTGGATACCGCTCCAAACATCATCACCACGGATCACACCTGGGGGCTGATGCCGTCATGGGCAGATGAGGATTTCAATAGACGCAGAACACTAAATGCCCGAATTGAAACTATAGACAGCAGGAACTCATATAAAAACATAACACAGAACCGATGCCTTATCATAGCTTCTGCATATTATGAATGGCATTGGCACGACAAACAGGGTAAAGCCAAAGACAAATACCAGATAAAATCCTTCGATGATGAAATATTCACCTTTGCAGGACTGTATTCTTCGTGGCTGCATCCTGGACTGGGCATTACAAAAAACACATTTACTATGGTTACCACTGAAGGAAACCAGATAATGAAGTATGTGCACAACAGCAAATCCATCAAATCCGGGAATATCCATGATTCGAGAATGCCCATCATGCTGCGCCGCCAGGACGAAACGGCATGGCTGGATCAAAGCATTGATATGTCTGAATTTGCATTTCCATATGAAGGAAATCTCAACGCAGTGAATTTAAATCCAAATGTACAATATGGGCTTTTTTAA